From the Opitutus sp. ER46 genome, one window contains:
- the rho gene encoding transcription termination factor Rho has product MSEAQPALAPEPRAHAEQAQRPEPRERPTESAPAAPSSPSPAPSFTPEPRAEAPAPSAAPAPASFDRPSEPTIAAPSEQRPAQPAAPSPENRPQPSGHGGGHHHHDRGFRGDQQGQQGQQGQQGDRGFWKHGKRKRGRHGGQWQPGGGGGGNREQFPPQLPPPSAAPVIGDLPNPARFNDLAALDTLAAEVSSGAGEPLWLNQIYAKNLADLTAFARETGVKFEGVPNRRQLLNDVFKFVAEQKRPLRDLGYIDQNDRGSFLVHDHVNYRLYPEDAYLPDSLVRRYGLKRGHRVEVTLQAPGEGERCPSVVRIDSVMGGKPDDISKVAPFEELVPYYPLKRILLEEPTVHPKDMSMRAVDILTPIGFGQRGLIVAPPRTGKTILLQNIANSISANSPEVKLILLLIDERPEEVTDFRRHTKGEVVSSTFDETPESHVHCAEMVIEIARRRIEQGEHVVILLDSITRLARAYNALAGNQGKTMSGGLESNALQKPKRFFGSARNIEGGGSLTIIASALIDTGSRMDEIIFEEFKGTGNSELHLDRGLVERRIFPAINIDRSGTRKEELIYHPDELQRIYALRRAMQGLGPIESMEMLITRLKKTKSNAEFLLSLAPK; this is encoded by the coding sequence ATGAGCGAGGCGCAGCCGGCCCTGGCCCCCGAGCCACGTGCCCACGCCGAGCAAGCCCAACGCCCAGAGCCGCGCGAACGCCCCACCGAATCCGCTCCCGCCGCCCCTTCCTCTCCCTCCCCGGCCCCAAGCTTCACGCCCGAACCGCGCGCCGAGGCCCCTGCCCCGTCGGCTGCCCCGGCGCCGGCCTCCTTTGATCGTCCCTCGGAGCCGACAATCGCTGCTCCCAGCGAGCAGCGCCCGGCCCAGCCCGCGGCGCCTTCGCCGGAGAACCGGCCCCAGCCTTCCGGCCACGGCGGTGGACATCACCATCACGATCGAGGCTTTCGCGGCGACCAGCAGGGCCAACAAGGGCAACAGGGCCAACAGGGCGACCGCGGCTTCTGGAAGCACGGCAAGCGCAAGCGTGGCCGGCATGGCGGCCAGTGGCAGCCCGGTGGCGGTGGTGGCGGCAATCGCGAGCAGTTCCCGCCGCAGCTCCCTCCGCCCAGCGCCGCCCCCGTTATCGGCGATCTGCCCAATCCCGCCCGTTTCAACGATCTGGCCGCGCTGGATACCCTCGCCGCCGAGGTTTCCTCCGGCGCCGGCGAGCCACTCTGGCTGAATCAGATCTACGCCAAGAACCTCGCCGACCTCACCGCGTTTGCCCGCGAGACCGGCGTCAAGTTCGAGGGCGTGCCCAATCGCCGCCAACTGCTCAACGACGTCTTTAAGTTCGTCGCCGAGCAGAAACGTCCGCTGCGCGACCTCGGCTACATCGACCAGAACGACCGCGGCTCCTTCCTGGTCCACGACCACGTCAATTACCGGCTGTATCCCGAGGACGCGTACCTGCCCGACAGCCTCGTCCGCCGCTACGGCCTCAAGCGCGGTCATCGCGTCGAGGTCACGCTGCAGGCCCCCGGTGAGGGCGAACGCTGCCCGTCGGTCGTCCGCATCGACAGCGTCATGGGCGGCAAGCCCGACGACATCTCCAAGGTCGCGCCTTTCGAGGAACTGGTCCCCTACTACCCGCTCAAGCGCATCCTCCTCGAGGAGCCGACGGTGCACCCCAAGGACATGTCCATGCGTGCGGTCGACATCCTAACGCCCATCGGCTTCGGCCAGCGCGGGCTCATCGTCGCCCCACCGCGCACGGGCAAGACCATCCTCCTGCAGAACATCGCCAACTCGATCTCGGCCAACAGCCCCGAGGTTAAGCTGATCCTCCTCCTGATCGACGAGCGCCCCGAGGAGGTCACCGATTTCCGGCGCCACACCAAGGGCGAGGTTGTCTCCTCCACCTTCGACGAGACGCCCGAGAGCCACGTGCACTGCGCCGAGATGGTCATCGAGATTGCGCGCCGGCGCATCGAGCAGGGCGAGCACGTCGTCATCCTCCTCGACTCCATCACCCGCCTTGCCCGCGCCTACAACGCCCTCGCCGGCAACCAGGGCAAGACGATGTCCGGCGGCCTCGAGTCCAACGCCCTGCAGAAGCCCAAGCGCTTCTTCGGTTCCGCCCGCAACATCGAGGGCGGCGGCAGCCTCACGATCATCGCCAGCGCGCTGATCGACACCGGCAGCCGCATGGACGAGATCATCTTCGAGGAATTCAAGGGCACGGGTAACAGCGAGCTCCACCTCGACCGCGGCCTCGTCGAGCGCCGGATCTTCCCCGCGATCAACATCGATCGCTCCGGCACCCGCAAAGAGGAGCTCATTTACCACCCCGACGAGCTCCAGCGCATTTACGCTCTGCGCCGCGCCATGCAGGGCCTCGGCCCGATCGAGTCGATGGAAATGCTCATCACGCGGCTTAAGAAAACGAAGTCCAACGCCGAATTCCTTCTCAGCCTCGCGCCGAAGTAA
- a CDS encoding pseudouridine synthase, giving the protein MNPGERFWAGLPFGRGVTILTRDENGLVALEKPAGVLSHPNEPADQPRSLLNARYAMDGEFFEWTPATGVEPGQTAVGPQRLWLLNRLDSATSGVILAATSAELATEIRAGFKRKQVRKVYQALVFGHPRQPLELWRDRLAVAKHGGMIRSAAGAGNIPAECRMTLVRIGRGEPRVALLKLEPRTGRSHQLRVQCAKRGLPIIGDQTYGDFARNREFAKLVGTKRLFLHSLETAFDYEWRGRRYSFSAHAPLPSEFLQRL; this is encoded by the coding sequence GTGAACCCGGGCGAACGCTTCTGGGCCGGACTGCCATTCGGCCGTGGCGTGACGATTCTCACGCGTGACGAAAACGGCTTGGTGGCGCTCGAGAAACCCGCCGGGGTGCTGTCGCATCCCAACGAGCCCGCGGACCAGCCGCGCTCGCTGCTGAACGCGCGGTATGCCATGGACGGCGAGTTCTTCGAGTGGACGCCCGCGACCGGCGTCGAGCCCGGGCAAACCGCGGTCGGCCCGCAGCGGTTGTGGCTGCTCAACCGGCTCGATTCGGCGACTTCGGGCGTGATCCTGGCAGCGACAAGCGCCGAGCTGGCGACGGAGATCCGCGCGGGATTCAAGCGCAAGCAGGTGCGCAAGGTTTACCAGGCGCTGGTGTTCGGCCACCCCCGACAGCCGCTGGAGTTGTGGCGCGACCGACTCGCGGTCGCGAAACACGGAGGGATGATTCGTTCGGCGGCGGGCGCGGGAAACATCCCTGCGGAGTGCCGCATGACGCTGGTGCGAATCGGCCGCGGGGAACCGCGGGTGGCGTTGCTGAAACTGGAGCCACGAACCGGGCGCAGTCATCAGCTGCGCGTCCAGTGCGCCAAGCGCGGGCTGCCGATCATCGGCGACCAGACCTACGGAGACTTCGCCCGGAACCGGGAGTTCGCGAAGCTCGTGGGCACGAAGCGGCTTTTTCTGCACTCACTCGAAACGGCGTTTGATTACGAGTGGCGGGGACGCCGCTACAGCTTTTCGGCCCACGCGCCGTTGCCGTCGGAGTTCCTGCAGCGGCTCTGA
- the coaE gene encoding dephospho-CoA kinase (Dephospho-CoA kinase (CoaE) performs the final step in coenzyme A biosynthesis.) yields MLIKNLRNPPASPKLPSSTNGTMIAGITGGMGCGKSTVARLLEQRGFRRLDSDELVRNHVLRDPAVIAALRARFGDQVLTPSGEVDRLALARCVFEREAELRWLEELTHPAVFALWRAAFAEAPDARWIVEVPLLFEKRLENWFDFTVCVACSPAQQLVRLEQRGVPRALAGQRISKQLPLAQKIEYSDIVLWNEGSTEFLQAEIDRLALALAAA; encoded by the coding sequence ATGCTGATTAAGAATTTGCGGAATCCACCGGCAAGCCCAAAGCTGCCCTCTTCAACCAATGGCACGATGATCGCGGGTATCACCGGCGGAATGGGATGTGGTAAATCCACTGTAGCTCGGCTGCTCGAGCAGCGCGGGTTTCGACGGCTCGATTCGGACGAGCTGGTTCGCAACCACGTGCTGCGCGATCCGGCTGTGATTGCCGCGTTGCGCGCGCGCTTTGGAGATCAAGTACTTACGCCTAGTGGAGAGGTCGACCGTCTCGCGCTCGCGCGGTGCGTCTTCGAGCGTGAGGCCGAGCTGCGCTGGTTGGAGGAACTTACTCACCCTGCGGTATTTGCGTTGTGGCGTGCCGCTTTTGCCGAGGCCCCCGACGCCCGCTGGATCGTAGAGGTGCCGCTGCTCTTCGAAAAGCGCCTGGAGAATTGGTTTGATTTCACCGTGTGCGTGGCCTGTTCTCCAGCCCAGCAACTTGTCCGACTGGAGCAACGCGGGGTTCCGCGGGCGCTCGCCGGGCAGAGAATTTCCAAGCAACTGCCACTGGCGCAAAAGATCGAGTATTCCGATATCGTCTTGTGGAACGAGGGCTCGACCGAGTTCCTCCAAGCCGAGATCGATCGCTTGGCCCTCGCACTCGCGGCCGCTTGA
- a CDS encoding Maf family protein yields the protein MNTRSQNHSSPAGAQRPEARPPLILASASPRRRELLGELGVPFEVVVAQVTEHEESSTDPRVMVAHNAALKADWVAMRRPDAIVLGADTTVYIDGAALNKPRDLDEARTMLRRLSGRTHTVFTGLAIRHSATGLRIDEGVASEVTFKVLDDAAIEAYLARVHVLDKAGAYAIQEYGELIVASHSGSWTNIVGLPLETTKQILTQCGLLGMTQPVTSRRA from the coding sequence TTGAATACACGTAGCCAAAATCATTCGTCGCCCGCCGGGGCCCAACGTCCGGAAGCGCGTCCGCCGCTGATCCTGGCGTCGGCATCGCCGCGACGGCGTGAGCTGCTCGGCGAGCTGGGCGTGCCCTTTGAGGTCGTCGTGGCGCAGGTGACCGAACACGAGGAGTCCTCGACCGATCCGCGTGTGATGGTGGCGCACAACGCCGCGCTCAAGGCGGACTGGGTGGCGATGCGCCGGCCTGACGCGATCGTGCTCGGGGCCGACACGACGGTTTACATCGACGGGGCGGCGCTGAACAAACCCCGCGACTTGGACGAGGCGCGAACGATGCTGCGGCGGCTGAGCGGCCGGACGCATACGGTGTTCACCGGCCTGGCCATCCGTCATTCGGCAACTGGACTGCGCATCGACGAGGGTGTGGCGAGCGAAGTGACGTTCAAGGTGCTCGATGACGCCGCGATTGAGGCGTATCTGGCGCGGGTGCACGTGCTGGACAAGGCGGGCGCATACGCGATCCAAGAATACGGCGAGCTGATTGTCGCAAGTCACTCAGGATCTTGGACGAACATCGTCGGCCTGCCGCTGGAAACAACGAAACAAATTTTGACGCAGTGCGGTCTGCTCGGCATGACTCAGCCGGTTACGTCCCGTCGCGCATGA
- a CDS encoding YifB family Mg chelatase-like AAA ATPase codes for MLATIASAALQGIDAEPVDVELNAAESGEPRTIVVGLPDTAVKESGDRVFSALVNSGFRLPGLRTTINLAPAHVRKEGPFYDLPIALAFLCATGQLQAPHVGDFLIAGELSLSGAVRPVRGALAIARLARSLGKRGLVLPGLSAEEAALVDGIAVYRVESLDGAVRFLSGERPLEPLAPTRRVARSAADVARSSVDFSEIKGQRAVRRAIEVAVAGSHNILMIGPPGSGKSMIAKRIPTVMPAPTLDEYLEILSIHSAAGRTLTGELAPDVRPFRSPHHTVSDVALLGGGTIPGPGEISLAHNGVLFLDELPEFKRSALEVLRQPLEDGDVTISRSAGKVTLPCAFMLVAAMNPCPCGHLGSQQHECRCSPGQIQKYRNRISGPLLDRIDIHVEAPALSLTELRSTELGEPSAAMRERVHSARRRQHERFGGSRITANARMSQAQIRKHCAIDARLGDLLQHAMEQLRLSARAYDRILKVARTIADLAGAERIDAPHLLEAIQYRSLDRNLFYSP; via the coding sequence ATGCTCGCCACCATCGCCTCGGCCGCCCTGCAGGGCATCGATGCCGAGCCCGTCGACGTGGAACTGAACGCCGCGGAGTCCGGAGAACCCCGCACCATCGTGGTCGGCCTGCCCGACACCGCGGTGAAGGAATCGGGCGACCGGGTATTTTCGGCGCTGGTGAACAGCGGCTTCCGGCTGCCGGGGCTGCGCACGACGATCAACCTGGCGCCGGCGCACGTGCGGAAAGAAGGGCCGTTCTACGATCTGCCCATCGCGCTGGCTTTCCTGTGCGCGACCGGCCAGCTGCAGGCGCCGCACGTCGGCGACTTTCTGATCGCGGGCGAACTCAGTCTCTCCGGCGCCGTTCGCCCCGTGCGCGGCGCCCTGGCGATCGCGCGTCTGGCCCGGTCTCTGGGCAAACGCGGCCTGGTCCTGCCTGGATTGTCCGCCGAGGAGGCCGCGCTGGTGGATGGAATCGCCGTGTACCGCGTCGAGTCACTCGACGGCGCGGTGCGTTTTCTTAGCGGCGAGCGGCCGCTCGAGCCCCTCGCGCCGACCCGCCGCGTCGCGCGCTCTGCGGCCGACGTGGCGCGGAGCAGCGTCGACTTCTCCGAGATCAAGGGCCAGCGCGCGGTGCGCCGGGCCATCGAGGTGGCCGTCGCGGGTTCGCACAATATCCTCATGATCGGGCCGCCCGGGTCTGGAAAATCGATGATCGCCAAGCGCATTCCGACGGTGATGCCCGCGCCGACGCTCGACGAATATCTCGAGATCCTGAGCATCCACTCGGCTGCCGGCCGCACGCTGACGGGAGAACTAGCCCCGGACGTCAGGCCATTCCGTTCGCCGCACCATACGGTCTCCGATGTCGCGCTGCTGGGAGGCGGCACCATCCCGGGGCCCGGCGAGATCTCGCTCGCGCACAACGGCGTGCTCTTCCTTGACGAGTTGCCCGAGTTCAAGCGCTCGGCCCTGGAGGTTCTGCGTCAGCCCCTGGAAGACGGGGACGTGACGATATCCCGCAGCGCCGGCAAGGTGACGCTGCCCTGTGCTTTCATGCTCGTGGCGGCGATGAATCCGTGCCCCTGCGGCCACCTCGGGAGCCAGCAGCACGAGTGCCGGTGTTCGCCGGGGCAGATCCAAAAGTACCGCAACCGGATCAGTGGGCCGCTGCTGGACCGGATCGACATCCACGTCGAGGCGCCCGCTCTCTCGCTCACCGAACTCCGCAGCACGGAACTCGGCGAGCCCTCGGCGGCAATGCGCGAACGCGTGCACAGCGCGCGCCGCCGCCAGCACGAACGTTTCGGCGGGTCGCGCATCACGGCGAACGCGCGCATGTCCCAGGCCCAGATCCGCAAACACTGCGCGATCGATGCCCGGCTCGGCGATCTGCTGCAGCATGCGATGGAGCAACTGCGGCTCTCCGCGCGCGCGTACGACCGGATTCTCAAGGTCGCCCGGACGATCGCCGACCTCGCCGGCGCCGAGCGCATCGATGCGCCACACCTCCTGGAGGCGATCCAGTACCGCAGCCTCGACCGCAACCTCTTCTATTCCCCATGA
- a CDS encoding type IV pilus twitching motility protein PilT, which yields MSYEMNDLLDLMVDQGGSDLHLQVGQPPTLRISGSMMPIDGPALSPTDTEKLMLSITPDGHVSQVKLNGGADFGFAFGDKARFRVSVLKSKGNYGMVLRQIPFKMFGLRDIGLPDKIRELLYRPRGLILVTGPTGSGKSTTLASMVNYINENRDGHIITIEDPIEYYHNHKRCVVTQREVHVDVPSFSEAIRRALRQDPDVILVGEMRDLETIEAAISAAETGHLVFGTLHTNSAAKTVDRIVDAFPANMKDMIRTQLASSLVAVISQVLCKKVGGGRIAGYEIMVNTTSIGSLIRENKTFRISSDIQTGANLGMITMDTHLMSLVNRELVTPDEALEKAQDPNVMREKFLQMGVKLREL from the coding sequence ATGAGCTATGAAATGAATGACCTGCTCGACCTCATGGTCGACCAGGGCGGTTCCGACCTGCACCTCCAGGTCGGCCAGCCGCCAACCCTTCGTATCAGCGGTAGCATGATGCCGATCGACGGTCCGGCGCTCAGCCCGACCGACACCGAGAAGCTGATGTTGTCCATCACCCCTGACGGCCACGTCTCGCAGGTGAAGCTCAACGGTGGCGCCGACTTCGGCTTCGCCTTCGGCGACAAGGCCCGCTTCCGCGTCTCCGTGCTGAAGTCGAAGGGCAACTACGGCATGGTCCTGCGCCAGATTCCGTTCAAGATGTTCGGCCTGCGCGATATCGGCCTGCCGGATAAGATCCGCGAGCTGCTGTACCGTCCGCGCGGCCTCATCCTCGTCACCGGCCCGACCGGTTCCGGCAAATCCACGACGCTCGCGTCGATGGTAAACTACATCAACGAGAACCGCGACGGGCACATCATCACGATCGAGGACCCGATCGAGTACTACCATAACCACAAGCGCTGCGTGGTCACCCAACGCGAGGTCCACGTCGACGTCCCCAGCTTTTCCGAAGCCATCCGCCGCGCGCTTCGTCAGGATCCCGACGTGATCCTCGTCGGTGAAATGCGCGACCTCGAGACGATTGAGGCCGCCATCAGCGCGGCCGAGACCGGTCACCTCGTGTTCGGCACGCTGCACACCAACAGCGCGGCCAAGACCGTCGACCGCATCGTCGATGCGTTCCCGGCGAACATGAAGGACATGATCCGCACGCAGCTGGCGTCCTCGCTCGTCGCCGTCATCTCCCAGGTCCTCTGCAAGAAGGTCGGCGGCGGCCGCATCGCTGGCTACGAGATCATGGTGAACACGACGTCGATCGGTTCACTGATCCGCGAAAACAAGACCTTCCGCATCTCGTCCGACATTCAGACGGGCGCGAACCTCGGCATGATCACGATGGATACGCACCTGATGAGCCTCGTGAACCGCGAACTCGTCACGCCCGACGAGGCGCTCGAGAAGGCGCAGGACCCAAATGTCATGCGCGAGAAGTTTCTCCAGATGGGCGTCAAGCTGCGGGAGCTGTGA
- a CDS encoding 3-deoxy-D-arabino-heptulosonate 7-phosphate synthase translates to MIIPKSHQLTPNQMAEVTKIVTEFGCSIHPIVGAMRTIYAILGDERDELMINRLEGLPYVERIDRIQSPFKLMDRRSDLSTHRITIGGATLGDELFVIAGACTIDPKNPNLFYETAAAVKEAGANMLRGGVWKPRTNPYAFQGDARSMDILMEASRRTGLPADTEVMEEAQIKVALDAGVTCLQVGARNALNYSLLRAIGREIAERRDVVVLLKRSIHMGPLNEFISAAEYIASFGNPNILLCPRGTTPTLDGYRNHPDESITPLLKEKTWAPVVVDPSHSVGKASYVPACAMAAVAYGADGLCIETHVSPSEGIGDDPKQSITPAVLADTITRARQIWALRHDTAVA, encoded by the coding sequence ATGATCATTCCCAAGTCGCATCAGCTCACTCCGAACCAGATGGCCGAAGTCACGAAGATCGTGACGGAGTTCGGATGCAGCATCCACCCGATCGTCGGCGCGATGCGGACCATTTACGCTATCCTCGGCGACGAACGTGACGAGTTGATGATCAATCGGTTGGAAGGCCTGCCCTACGTGGAGCGGATCGACCGGATCCAATCGCCGTTCAAGCTGATGGACCGGCGCTCCGACCTTTCCACCCACCGGATCACGATCGGTGGCGCCACGCTGGGCGACGAGTTGTTCGTGATCGCCGGCGCGTGCACGATCGACCCGAAGAACCCGAACCTCTTCTACGAGACGGCGGCGGCGGTGAAAGAGGCGGGAGCTAATATGCTGCGGGGCGGAGTCTGGAAGCCGCGCACGAACCCCTATGCGTTCCAGGGTGATGCGCGCTCGATGGACATCCTGATGGAGGCCTCGCGGCGCACCGGGCTCCCGGCCGACACCGAGGTGATGGAAGAGGCGCAGATCAAGGTCGCGCTTGATGCGGGGGTGACCTGCCTGCAGGTCGGCGCGCGCAACGCGCTCAACTATTCGCTGCTGCGTGCGATCGGACGTGAAATTGCGGAGCGGCGGGACGTCGTGGTGTTGTTGAAGCGCAGCATTCACATGGGCCCGCTCAACGAGTTCATCTCGGCCGCCGAGTACATCGCGTCCTTCGGCAATCCCAACATTCTGCTCTGCCCGCGCGGCACGACGCCAACGCTCGACGGCTACCGCAATCATCCCGACGAAAGCATCACGCCGCTGTTGAAGGAAAAGACCTGGGCGCCGGTGGTTGTCGATCCCTCGCACTCGGTGGGCAAGGCCTCGTACGTGCCGGCCTGCGCGATGGCGGCGGTGGCGTATGGCGCGGATGGTCTCTGCATCGAGACGCACGTCAGCCCGAGCGAAGGCATCGGCGATGATCCGAAGCAGTCGATCACTCCGGCGGTCCTGGCCGACACGATCACCCGCGCGCGACAGATCTGGGCGCTGCGGCACGACACGGCGGTGGCCTGA
- a CDS encoding VanZ family protein: MHRLVRALWPVALWMGVVFTLSTDLGSATHTSRILTPVLRWLHPSISAGGIELAHLLVRKTAHTFEYAVMALLLIRALRITWAVPRERWSWPMAGWALAGAAGYAMTDELHQYFVGSRGASPYDVMIDTGGAMLGLLLAYTWTWWRSRRGPPPMLAGDPVQDISG; this comes from the coding sequence ATGCACCGCCTCGTCCGCGCGCTCTGGCCTGTGGCCCTCTGGATGGGCGTCGTTTTCACCCTGTCGACCGACCTCGGATCGGCGACGCACACGAGCCGGATTCTCACGCCCGTGCTGCGGTGGCTGCATCCTTCGATCTCGGCCGGCGGGATTGAGCTGGCCCACCTGCTGGTGCGCAAAACGGCGCACACGTTCGAGTATGCGGTGATGGCGCTGCTCTTGATTCGCGCCCTGCGCATTACCTGGGCGGTCCCGCGGGAGCGCTGGTCGTGGCCCATGGCGGGCTGGGCGCTAGCCGGCGCCGCGGGCTATGCGATGACCGACGAGCTACACCAGTATTTCGTGGGCTCGCGCGGGGCGTCCCCCTACGACGTGATGATCGACACCGGCGGCGCCATGCTGGGACTGCTGCTGGCCTACACCTGGACTTGGTGGCGGAGTCGTCGCGGACCGCCGCCAATGCTCGCAGGAGACCCGGTGCAGGACATTTCCGGCTGA
- a CDS encoding PTS sugar transporter subunit IIA: MPHRTLSIEELTDYLHLSPGDVERLMREADLPHANRGGRTVFLRSDVDAWASKRILGFSDKRLDIYHAKSVRGTRSIFPHLSLIPDLLQATHIDLALSAKTRASILRDMVALADKTGLVYDARELLASVEEREGLCSTALPGGLALLHSRHHAPYRFEASFIVLGRTIQPIPFGAPDGRPTQLFFLIGCEDDRIHLHTLARLCLMVQKTNIISQLLEAPDATAAYDALVAAEVIVLPSPDEATSGRISV; the protein is encoded by the coding sequence ATGCCGCACCGTACCCTCTCCATCGAGGAACTGACGGACTACCTTCACCTGAGTCCGGGTGACGTGGAACGTCTCATGCGCGAAGCGGACCTGCCGCACGCGAACCGCGGTGGCCGCACCGTTTTTCTCCGCAGCGACGTCGACGCCTGGGCCTCCAAGCGGATCCTCGGTTTCTCCGACAAACGCCTCGATATCTACCACGCCAAGTCGGTCCGCGGTACGCGCAGCATCTTTCCGCACCTGTCACTCATCCCCGATCTCCTCCAGGCCACCCACATCGACCTGGCGCTGTCCGCCAAGACCCGCGCGTCCATCCTCCGCGACATGGTCGCCCTCGCCGACAAGACCGGCCTCGTGTACGACGCACGCGAGCTGCTCGCGAGCGTCGAGGAACGCGAGGGGCTCTGCTCGACCGCGTTGCCCGGCGGACTCGCCCTCCTGCACTCCCGACACCACGCGCCGTATCGTTTCGAGGCTTCGTTCATCGTGCTCGGTCGCACGATCCAGCCGATCCCGTTCGGCGCCCCGGATGGTCGGCCGACCCAGCTCTTCTTCCTGATCGGCTGCGAGGATGACCGCATTCACCTGCACACGCTCGCCCGGCTCTGTCTGATGGTGCAGAAGACCAATATCATTTCGCAGCTGCTTGAGGCGCCCGACGCCACGGCGGCCTACGATGCCCTGGTTGCCGCGGAAGTCATCGTCCTGCCTTCGCCCGACGAGGCCACCAGCGGCCGTATCTCCGTCTGA
- a CDS encoding NAD+ synthase has product MRLGLAQINTIVGDLPGNRRRILDAYTALVNQGAELVVFPELVVCGYPPRDLLFKRRFVADVAESLSQIAAQVGAVPALLGTVEPNPTGKGRPFLNSAAFCHLGRVVAVTHKCLLPTYDVFDEDRYFEPAPEPQVIEFQGKRLGITICEDIWTHPTISTRRLYNGMMPLEHLAAKRCDLMINLSASPWYATKEDVRHTLVADAARVLGCPVAYVNAIGGNDELVFDGRSLACDAEGRLLAGLHAFREDLRVVDVGGAAAAAPAVTSASYAQDEQADIFDALVLGVRDYAHKSGFKRALIALSGGIDSALVAAIATEALGKENVIGVSLPSSISSQHSRDDARILAANLGIRFETMHIAGPVAECEKSLFSLFKTLPRDVTEENIQARIRGVLMMALSNKFGALLLTTGNKSEMAVGYCTLYGDMAGGLAVISDVFKTQVYALSRWLNREREIIPQNTIAKPPSAELRPGQIDQDSLPPYDVLDAILKGYVEQGLSRRDLVEQGFAEAVVNDVVRKVDLNEYKRKQAAPGLKITPLAFGVGRRIPIVQKYVS; this is encoded by the coding sequence ATGCGTCTCGGCCTCGCCCAGATCAACACCATCGTTGGTGACCTTCCCGGCAATCGCCGCCGGATTCTCGACGCCTACACGGCACTCGTGAACCAGGGCGCCGAACTCGTGGTATTTCCGGAACTTGTGGTTTGCGGTTACCCGCCGCGCGACCTGCTGTTCAAACGCCGCTTCGTGGCCGATGTGGCAGAGTCGTTGAGCCAGATCGCCGCCCAGGTCGGGGCCGTCCCGGCGCTCCTCGGCACGGTTGAGCCCAACCCCACCGGCAAGGGCCGCCCTTTTCTCAACTCCGCTGCTTTCTGCCACCTTGGCCGCGTCGTCGCGGTCACGCACAAGTGCCTCCTCCCCACGTACGACGTGTTCGACGAGGACCGCTACTTCGAACCCGCCCCGGAGCCCCAGGTCATCGAGTTCCAGGGCAAGCGCCTCGGCATCACCATCTGCGAGGATATCTGGACCCATCCAACCATCAGCACGCGCCGGCTCTACAACGGCATGATGCCGCTCGAGCACCTCGCGGCAAAGCGCTGCGATCTCATGATCAACCTTTCGGCCTCCCCTTGGTACGCCACCAAGGAGGACGTCCGGCACACGCTCGTGGCCGATGCCGCCCGCGTGCTGGGGTGCCCTGTCGCTTATGTGAATGCCATTGGCGGCAACGATGAGCTCGTCTTCGACGGCCGCAGCCTCGCCTGCGACGCCGAGGGCCGCCTCCTCGCCGGCCTCCACGCGTTCCGGGAGGACCTGCGCGTTGTCGACGTCGGCGGTGCTGCCGCCGCTGCTCCGGCCGTGACGTCGGCGAGCTACGCCCAGGATGAGCAGGCCGACATCTTCGACGCCTTGGTGCTCGGCGTGCGTGACTATGCCCACAAGAGCGGCTTCAAACGCGCCTTGATCGCCCTCTCTGGGGGCATCGATTCCGCCCTGGTCGCCGCCATCGCCACCGAGGCGCTGGGCAAGGAGAACGTGATTGGCGTGTCGCTCCCGTCCTCGATTTCATCCCAGCACTCGCGCGACGATGCCCGCATCCTCGCCGCCAATCTCGGCATCCGCTTCGAAACGATGCACATCGCCGGCCCGGTCGCCGAATGCGAGAAGTCGCTTTTTTCGCTCTTCAAGACGCTCCCGCGCGACGTCACTGAGGAGAACATCCAGGCCCGCATCCGTGGCGTCCTGATGATGGCCCTTTCCAACAAGTTCGGCGCCCTGCTTCTCACCACGGGCAACAAGAGCGAGATGGCCGTGGGTTACTGCACGCTGTACGGTGACATGGCCGGTGGTCTCGCCGTGATCAGTGATGTCTTCAAGACCCAGGTGTATGCCCTCTCCCGGTGGCTGAATCGCGAGCGCGAAATCATCCCGCAGAACACCATCGCCAAGCCGCCCAGTGCCGAGCTGCGGCCGGGCCAGATCGACCAGGATTCCCTTCCGCCGTACGACGTCCTTGACGCCATTCTCAAAGGTTACGTTGAACAGGGGCTCTCCCGCCGCGACCTGGTCGAACAGGGTTTTGCCGAAGCCGTCGTCAACGACGTCGTCCGCAAGGTCGACCTCAACGAGTACAAGCGGAAGCAGGCCGCCCCCGGCCTGAAGATCACCCCGCTCGCGTTCGGTGTCGGCCGCCGGATCCCGATCGTGCAGAAGTACGTCAGCTGA